In one window of Pseudoalteromonas espejiana DSM 9414 DNA:
- a CDS encoding tetratricopeptide repeat protein, which produces MINKKRPHLVSLKTILIILAVSCFALYALFPHTLFFEDDSLSQDYTFEKTYLNAALSTDPNNEKLRAKKVAIHLGLNEYSEATTELEKLPKNDKKTELEIKLLYALWVDSGAKKDDRFEELTLKLAAFKHWDNELLNIAKATGLNASVARYYEQNKQPLLAADFWLGAGEPAKALAIYKKHINADVAKKAIDTALGANNPKQAYTWWKKYGDIANAERTLYFANLTGDDEAALKAVEKLLKAQPNNTEYLTKAMHLRLANGDANGAEQLISKLLAKKPNDKELRLLNWKIMRWQNKPKQALKEFKWLMANKAVDVAMLTDSINDANALYLYQDANDIYEYKAQNRQLKGNGFANWMQTNEFIGNAKQELNHIERYEQINGKTSLSQFWKAKVLHDTGNLAGLRALWPTYQGPKNEEDLLWLARAHWLHNDFATALAILKQKKQSTDDEFWSARIDMAMRVKDKQEELFALEQLKNITPLSVGDMLHYQQLKFAGNPTGLLDYLWQQTPLTDRQLIQITLLSTQIGDEQHVTRAHQALEKQRYNKALYPAWLVLSSWYQNQSDLNYAYTTLNRAAKLSEYNPDVVLAQGWLALQMHDTIMIERILDKYSTNEPSRDWAQLLASLSIHQKAFNSAYFYLRQLAVSNPKDLTTLVNLADVMNQLGYYANATELKHYLLNHLPKDKYAYRGLMIQWAGAMAIPHLRQFSSLDEIAPDAVNNDTANWWLARRAAQKLEPWQKLQLYMTNGEFNKIKALVNTNTLGKVDELSALLYLKQPYATMQRWYEELTQSPTEAETALMRNARNSYFRALEINLSPEAGLNSSQYDINVYFPYANGQWKLSISNQQNLNNNGLLFAIEDKITWGRWYFDAKIDSHQGSLASRQGFSLDSRYQWDSRTQLGVKLEHNVENRQSEALLSFAKLDKATAYVNYNIDARQNLQLSAAAMAFKRRSNSSTLVSGQEYNARYQYTILRDRPIWSAYFSAQWQEFDRTLAPIDVDRPRPLLIDLQPFRRFALGTSISSTGNLAPPYLGASPSWLFDISTGYQTLNDTIDVSVSSGAGWSVLGDDLFKLQLGYQSSNKVGNSDTQLQLGYYVHF; this is translated from the coding sequence GTGATTAATAAAAAACGCCCTCACTTAGTCTCGCTTAAAACTATTTTAATCATTTTAGCGGTAAGTTGCTTTGCACTTTATGCGCTGTTTCCACATACGTTGTTTTTTGAAGACGATTCACTTTCGCAAGATTATACCTTTGAAAAAACATACTTAAATGCCGCTTTAAGTACCGACCCTAATAACGAAAAGTTACGCGCTAAAAAAGTAGCTATTCACCTTGGTTTAAATGAGTATTCAGAGGCAACCACTGAACTTGAAAAACTGCCTAAAAACGATAAAAAAACAGAACTTGAAATTAAACTTTTGTATGCACTGTGGGTTGATAGCGGCGCAAAAAAAGATGATCGCTTTGAAGAGCTCACCCTTAAACTTGCGGCTTTTAAACACTGGGATAACGAATTATTAAATATAGCAAAAGCAACAGGGTTAAATGCAAGCGTTGCCCGCTATTATGAGCAAAATAAACAGCCTTTATTAGCGGCTGATTTTTGGCTAGGTGCAGGGGAGCCCGCTAAGGCCCTAGCTATTTATAAAAAGCATATTAATGCTGATGTTGCAAAAAAAGCGATAGACACCGCACTTGGCGCTAACAACCCAAAACAAGCGTACACCTGGTGGAAAAAATACGGCGATATAGCCAACGCAGAGCGTACCTTATATTTTGCAAATCTTACTGGTGATGACGAAGCGGCGTTAAAAGCCGTAGAAAAACTTTTAAAAGCACAACCTAATAACACTGAGTATTTAACTAAAGCCATGCATTTACGCTTAGCCAACGGTGATGCAAATGGTGCCGAGCAATTAATAAGTAAACTATTAGCTAAAAAGCCAAACGATAAAGAATTGAGGCTCCTAAACTGGAAAATTATGCGCTGGCAAAATAAGCCTAAACAAGCGCTTAAAGAATTTAAATGGTTAATGGCCAACAAAGCCGTAGATGTAGCCATGTTAACCGACAGTATTAATGACGCCAATGCACTTTACTTGTACCAAGATGCAAACGACATTTACGAATACAAAGCGCAAAATAGACAGCTAAAAGGCAACGGGTTTGCTAATTGGATGCAAACCAACGAATTTATTGGTAACGCCAAACAAGAGCTCAACCACATAGAGCGCTATGAGCAAATTAACGGTAAAACGTCACTTTCGCAATTTTGGAAAGCCAAAGTACTCCACGATACAGGTAACCTTGCAGGTTTAAGAGCCTTGTGGCCAACTTACCAAGGCCCTAAAAATGAAGAAGATTTACTTTGGCTTGCTAGAGCGCACTGGCTGCATAACGACTTCGCGACCGCATTAGCTATTTTAAAACAAAAAAAACAGAGCACTGATGATGAGTTTTGGAGTGCGCGCATTGATATGGCAATGCGCGTAAAAGATAAACAAGAAGAACTGTTTGCGCTTGAGCAACTAAAGAATATTACCCCGCTTAGCGTTGGCGATATGCTGCATTACCAGCAACTAAAATTTGCAGGCAACCCAACAGGCTTGTTAGATTATTTATGGCAACAAACGCCACTTACCGATAGGCAACTTATACAAATAACCCTATTAAGCACCCAAATAGGTGATGAGCAGCATGTAACGCGTGCACATCAAGCTCTTGAAAAGCAGCGCTACAATAAAGCGCTTTACCCAGCGTGGCTGGTATTATCGAGCTGGTATCAAAATCAAAGTGACTTAAATTATGCCTACACCACGCTCAACCGTGCTGCAAAACTTAGTGAATACAACCCTGATGTAGTGTTGGCCCAAGGCTGGCTTGCATTACAAATGCACGACACCATTATGATTGAGCGCATACTAGATAAATACTCAACTAATGAGCCAAGCCGAGATTGGGCGCAGCTGTTAGCTAGCTTATCTATTCATCAAAAAGCGTTTAATAGCGCATACTTTTACTTGCGACAATTAGCAGTTAGTAACCCCAAAGATTTAACTACTTTAGTCAATTTAGCGGATGTAATGAATCAGTTAGGTTATTACGCAAATGCGACAGAGCTTAAACACTATTTATTAAACCATTTACCAAAAGATAAATACGCTTACAGAGGCTTAATGATCCAGTGGGCTGGTGCAATGGCGATACCCCACCTGCGCCAATTTAGCAGCTTAGATGAAATAGCCCCAGATGCCGTAAACAACGATACAGCCAACTGGTGGTTGGCAAGGCGTGCCGCGCAAAAACTAGAGCCTTGGCAAAAACTGCAACTGTATATGACCAACGGTGAGTTTAATAAAATTAAAGCGCTCGTTAATACCAACACCCTAGGTAAAGTAGATGAGCTGAGTGCATTACTCTATTTAAAACAACCCTATGCCACTATGCAGCGTTGGTATGAAGAATTAACACAATCTCCCACTGAGGCAGAAACCGCTTTAATGCGAAATGCCCGTAATAGTTACTTTAGAGCTTTAGAAATTAACCTATCTCCAGAGGCAGGTTTAAACAGCAGTCAGTATGACATAAACGTATACTTCCCTTATGCAAATGGACAGTGGAAGCTCAGTATAAGTAACCAACAAAACCTTAATAACAACGGTTTACTATTTGCTATTGAAGATAAAATAACTTGGGGACGTTGGTACTTTGACGCCAAAATAGACTCTCACCAAGGGAGTTTAGCAAGCCGCCAAGGGTTTAGTTTAGATAGCCGCTATCAATGGGATTCACGCACTCAATTAGGTGTAAAATTAGAGCATAACGTTGAAAACCGTCAATCAGAGGCCCTGCTTAGCTTTGCCAAGTTAGATAAAGCAACCGCCTATGTTAATTACAATATTGATGCTCGCCAAAATCTGCAATTATCGGCAGCGGCAATGGCATTTAAACGCCGCAGTAATAGCTCAACACTTGTGAGTGGGCAAGAATACAATGCACGCTACCAATATACTATTTTAAGAGACCGCCCAATTTGGAGTGCTTATTTTAGTGCACAATGGCAAGAGTTTGACCGCACACTCGCTCCCATTGACGTTGACAGGCCAAGGCCTCTTTTAATTGACCTACAGCCCTTTAGACGCTTTGCGCTAGGCACTTCTATTTCATCAACTGGTAACTTAGCGCCCCCTTATTTAGGCGCTAGCCCATCGTGGTTATTTGATATAAGCACAGGGTATCAAACACTAAACGACACAATAGATGTTTCGGTATCAAGTGGAGCTGGCTGGTCGGTACTAGGCGATGATTTATTTAAATTACAATTGGGTTACCAAAGCAGTAATAAAGTGGGTAACTCAGATACACAATTACAATTAGGCTATTACGTACATTTTTAA
- a CDS encoding protein PelC, with protein sequence MFRLIIPCLVLMLSACTTSRVADDVELGPSTTVALLPLVNHAQTPLAGERAEDILASIWQQNKLPTLLRAPRNNNKELPPLDDQYRLDNAMQWLSTQQADYVLTGSIEEWRYKAGLDGEPVVALTLTLSANGATTPIWTGTIAKSGWGRDSIAATAQDVIADLISYIEVSE encoded by the coding sequence ATGTTTCGTTTAATCATACCGTGTTTGGTATTAATGCTCAGTGCATGTACCACCAGCCGTGTGGCAGATGATGTAGAACTAGGGCCATCAACCACGGTTGCCCTACTACCTTTAGTAAATCATGCACAAACACCTTTAGCTGGTGAGCGCGCTGAGGATATATTAGCAAGTATTTGGCAGCAAAATAAGCTTCCAACCTTGCTGCGTGCTCCTCGAAATAATAACAAAGAGTTACCCCCACTTGACGATCAATACCGCCTTGATAACGCCATGCAGTGGTTAAGTACTCAACAAGCAGATTACGTATTAACAGGTAGCATTGAAGAGTGGCGCTATAAAGCAGGCCTAGATGGCGAGCCCGTGGTTGCGTTAACACTTACGCTTAGTGCAAACGGTGCCACTACACCTATATGGACGGGCACGATTGCTAAAAGTGGCTGGGGCCGCGATAGCATTGCCGCTACTGCGCAAGATGTTATTGCCGATTTAATTTCGTACATAGAGGTTAGTGAGTGA
- a CDS encoding PelD GGDEF domain-containing protein produces MKTHFFRPREVPELQIWAEVIVFTALALVLPVLFNAEDPFWTESGFSWPVLGPLLVALRYGFSKGFISILSLLVGQLLLSQSNLLAIQNEFNINAMIGYLIVIMIAGEFRDVWERTNQQQSIELEYVTNRLETFTRQYHLINSSHDRIEQMLAGHTLSLRESLQAVRAAIGQLKERRLDSAASSILNLFVEYGSFEKAALYRVENNILIEPPLASVGNMKTPNINDPLVQAMFEENELVSVKDVKSNISQYHIAIPLIDVNNTIYGVILVENIQFFALKNTTLTLLAVMAGNIGDLLRHEITNPVMTREEAPYFARQVKRANKEAHRYNIPSQLLKLKALNITDESRQLMEYLSEARRGLDIYLYDSEKQTLLLLMPLANELDKSGFIARINTWCIEHFGKNLEQLQIKFEEQVALPISSDHISRLIKLP; encoded by the coding sequence GTGAAAACACATTTTTTCCGACCAAGAGAGGTTCCTGAGCTACAAATATGGGCTGAGGTAATTGTATTTACAGCCTTAGCGCTTGTATTACCGGTATTATTTAATGCCGAGGATCCTTTTTGGACGGAAAGTGGGTTTTCATGGCCTGTACTTGGGCCGTTACTCGTTGCTTTACGCTATGGCTTTTCAAAAGGCTTTATAAGCATTTTAAGCTTACTGGTTGGTCAATTACTGCTAAGCCAATCTAACTTACTGGCTATACAAAATGAATTTAATATAAATGCCATGATTGGTTACCTAATCGTAATTATGATTGCAGGTGAATTCAGAGATGTGTGGGAGCGCACCAATCAGCAACAAAGTATTGAGCTTGAGTATGTTACCAACAGACTAGAAACCTTTACTCGTCAATACCATTTAATAAACTCATCACACGATCGCATTGAGCAAATGCTTGCAGGGCATACATTAAGCCTACGCGAATCATTACAAGCAGTAAGAGCCGCTATAGGCCAACTTAAAGAAAGACGATTAGACAGTGCTGCCAGTAGCATTTTAAATTTATTTGTTGAATATGGCTCGTTTGAAAAAGCAGCGCTTTATAGGGTTGAAAACAACATTTTAATTGAGCCCCCTTTAGCAAGTGTGGGTAATATGAAAACGCCAAATATAAACGATCCTTTAGTACAGGCCATGTTTGAAGAAAACGAGTTAGTGTCGGTAAAGGACGTTAAAAGCAATATAAGCCAGTACCATATTGCCATTCCACTTATTGATGTAAACAACACAATATATGGCGTTATTTTAGTTGAAAACATTCAGTTTTTTGCTTTAAAAAATACCACACTGACTTTACTAGCGGTAATGGCCGGGAACATTGGTGATTTATTGCGCCATGAAATAACGAACCCGGTAATGACCCGCGAAGAAGCGCCTTATTTTGCAAGACAAGTTAAGCGCGCAAATAAAGAAGCGCACAGATACAATATTCCCTCGCAGCTTCTCAAACTTAAAGCGCTCAATATTACAGACGAATCACGCCAGTTAATGGAATATTTAAGCGAAGCCCGAAGAGGGCTAGATATTTACCTCTACGACAGCGAAAAACAAACTTTACTGCTGTTAATGCCTTTAGCCAACGAACTTGATAAAAGCGGCTTTATCGCCCGTATCAATACATGGTGTATTGAACATTTTGGTAAAAACCTTGAGCAACTACAAATAAAATTTGAAGAGCAAGTTGCACTGCCTATCAGCAGCGATCACATTTCGCGGTTAATTAAATTACCATGA
- a CDS encoding protein PelE has translation MIKIIIAAFIGCLCEYFAFAHILDAPNWLWIIFLHGIASACFTFVSHVFIPAKYKTTVKSGSALLFLLLFTLPVFGILGVVFAITFALSKPLKNDDIDIIEHKVPALPFEARTVSATPIYSIGGLRAILKHASEPNKRLSAVMAARHMSDNQAIPILKLALKDLEDDIRLLAYSTLDSKETKLNEKISDIQHAIERTTQQPKLSHLQRQQAELYWELSYLGLAQGALKKYVLEKAENLTLKSMSFSKMPASYIFLGRIQLALGKFSAAQQSLMTATQLGMARRHVLPFKAEVAFELNNYTDCQRYLEELELQPKGTELRHLQEYWHER, from the coding sequence ATGATTAAAATTATTATAGCCGCCTTTATTGGCTGTCTTTGTGAATACTTTGCTTTTGCCCACATTTTAGATGCGCCAAACTGGCTGTGGATTATTTTTTTACATGGCATTGCTAGTGCGTGCTTTACGTTTGTAAGCCATGTATTTATTCCTGCTAAGTATAAAACCACAGTAAAAAGTGGCTCTGCGTTATTATTTTTACTGCTTTTTACACTACCTGTATTTGGTATTTTAGGCGTAGTATTTGCGATAACGTTTGCATTAAGTAAACCCCTTAAAAATGACGACATAGATATCATTGAGCATAAAGTTCCTGCACTTCCTTTTGAGGCACGAACGGTTTCTGCCACGCCAATCTATTCAATAGGTGGCTTAAGGGCCATTTTAAAGCACGCCAGCGAACCGAATAAGCGTTTAAGCGCAGTTATGGCTGCTCGTCATATGAGCGACAATCAAGCAATTCCTATATTAAAGTTAGCCTTAAAGGACTTAGAGGACGATATTCGCTTACTCGCCTACTCTACCTTAGATAGTAAAGAGACCAAATTAAACGAAAAAATTAGCGATATTCAACACGCTATAGAACGCACAACACAACAGCCAAAACTAAGCCATCTGCAACGCCAACAGGCCGAGCTGTACTGGGAATTAAGTTACTTAGGTTTAGCGCAAGGTGCGTTAAAAAAATATGTGCTTGAAAAAGCAGAAAACCTTACTTTAAAAAGTATGAGCTTTAGCAAAATGCCTGCTAGTTATATTTTTTTAGGGCGTATTCAATTAGCTTTAGGAAAATTTTCTGCGGCGCAACAAAGCCTGATGACCGCCACACAATTAGGTATGGCAAGGCGCCACGTACTGCCATTTAAAGCAGAGGTTGCCTTTGAGCTGAACAATTACACCGACTGCCAACGCTACCTTGAAGAACTAGAATTACAACCTAAAGGTACAGAGCTGCGCCATTTACAGGAGTATTGGCATGAGCGATAA
- the pelF gene encoding GT4 family glycosyltransferase PelF has translation MSDKKADILLLLEGTYPYVRGGVSSWVHQIIEGLPHYNFELIFVGGAPEHYGEIQYTLPSNVTKLHVHYLVQEHNTKIKAKHGVKYKKELFEFWQQLQGYFRDSKEPIPTELVKFAFETLAKRDGINEADFLYSESSWQVLAKYYLTYCDESSFIDFFWSYRNLYKPLFKIAEIARELPNVKLIHSISTGYAGILGAGASVIHNTPFLLTEHGIYTKERKIDLIQASWIKESEQSLGKNLNTEMGFIRRMWISFFEQIGRTTYQQADKIISLYEGNRQRQIKDGAAANKSFVVPNGIKTKRFVESLNTRPKTVPMVVGLIGRVVPIKDIKTFIRAIKEVQAELPQIEGWIIGPYEEDPQYYKECQLLVSSLDLDSNIKFTGMQNIAEILPKLGLVALTSISEAQPLVLLEAMAAGVPVLASDVGSCREIIEGATDEDKALGKAGEVVSIASPSETAMQIVTILQDEQTWYQYQKSGLDRVNTYYDESHMFSRYDKLYKDTIAWPE, from the coding sequence ATGAGCGATAAAAAAGCCGATATTTTACTTTTACTTGAAGGCACATACCCTTATGTACGCGGCGGTGTTTCAAGCTGGGTACATCAAATAATAGAGGGCTTACCTCATTATAACTTTGAGCTTATATTTGTCGGTGGTGCACCTGAGCACTATGGCGAGATTCAATACACTTTACCAAGCAATGTAACTAAGCTACATGTGCACTACTTAGTGCAAGAGCACAACACAAAAATAAAGGCTAAGCATGGCGTAAAGTATAAAAAAGAGTTATTTGAATTTTGGCAGCAACTACAAGGTTATTTTCGCGACTCTAAAGAGCCTATTCCTACAGAGCTTGTAAAATTTGCCTTTGAAACCCTTGCAAAAAGAGACGGCATAAACGAAGCCGATTTTTTATATAGTGAGTCATCATGGCAGGTATTAGCAAAATACTATTTAACCTATTGTGATGAATCATCGTTTATCGACTTTTTTTGGTCGTATCGAAATTTATATAAGCCGTTGTTTAAAATTGCCGAAATAGCGCGGGAGCTGCCAAATGTTAAACTTATACATTCTATTTCTACAGGCTATGCAGGCATTTTAGGGGCTGGGGCCAGTGTTATTCACAACACCCCATTTTTACTTACCGAGCACGGTATTTACACCAAAGAGCGAAAAATAGACTTAATACAAGCCAGCTGGATTAAAGAGTCTGAACAAAGCTTAGGCAAAAATTTAAATACCGAAATGGGCTTTATTCGCCGTATGTGGATAAGCTTTTTTGAACAAATTGGCCGCACTACTTACCAGCAAGCCGATAAAATAATATCCCTTTATGAAGGGAACAGACAAAGACAAATTAAAGACGGCGCTGCGGCTAACAAATCGTTTGTTGTACCTAATGGCATTAAAACAAAGCGCTTTGTAGAATCACTCAATACCCGCCCTAAAACGGTGCCTATGGTTGTTGGTTTAATTGGCCGCGTTGTACCAATTAAAGATATAAAAACCTTTATAAGGGCTATTAAAGAAGTACAAGCCGAGCTGCCTCAAATAGAAGGCTGGATCATCGGCCCCTATGAAGAAGACCCGCAATACTACAAAGAGTGTCAGCTATTAGTAAGTAGCCTAGATTTAGATAGCAATATTAAATTTACGGGTATGCAAAATATTGCCGAAATACTCCCTAAACTTGGTTTAGTCGCGTTAACCTCTATTTCTGAAGCTCAACCACTTGTACTTCTTGAAGCGATGGCTGCGGGCGTCCCTGTACTTGCCAGTGATGTGGGTTCGTGCCGAGAAATAATAGAAGGCGCCACCGATGAAGATAAAGCGCTTGGTAAAGCCGGTGAAGTGGTTTCTATTGCATCACCAAGCGAAACAGCCATGCAAATAGTGACTATATTGCAAGATGAGCAAACGTGGTATCAATACCAAAAAAGCGGTTTAGATCGCGTTAATACTTATTACGATGAAAGCCATATGTTTTCCCGCTACGATAAACTTTATAAGGACACAATCGCATGGCCGGAATAG
- the pelG gene encoding exopolysaccharide Pel transporter PelG: MAGIGFEIRKILKKNTLLSVFEAYGYAGLIGSGPWLLSIVALMLIGILSLGVVLPKVLIIQFLTLVTYMMAASLILTGGLQLLLTRFVADLFFQKNDEQVLPNLLGAQLVTTIAALLIGLAVWPILPLPVVTKIIILGAFISLCNQWLGAIFLSGMKEYRLILVTMLSGYSFMVLLAFLLRDWQIDGLFFAFFAGEALLFFSFLFMIIRRYPGGKLISFDFLNNKKVYYSLFFCGLFYNIGVWADKIIFWYSPATSIQIIGTLRASPIYDLPIFLAYLTIIPGMAVFLVRMETDFVEQYNRFYSAIREGSSLEEIFYLKDKMVQTAQGGLYDIFKIQGITVACLLLWGEQILTFIGIDPNYKTLLFIDVVGVGVQVIFLSILNILFYLDKRSTVLFLSGLFLFINIVLTIASIALGPQFYGYGFALSTIVTSVVGLFWLSKQFEELEYETFMLQ, encoded by the coding sequence ATGGCCGGAATAGGTTTTGAGATACGTAAAATCCTCAAAAAAAATACCCTACTTTCTGTTTTTGAAGCCTATGGTTACGCGGGGTTAATTGGCTCAGGGCCATGGCTGCTTTCTATTGTTGCGCTTATGCTAATAGGTATACTTAGCCTTGGTGTAGTGCTTCCTAAAGTATTAATTATTCAGTTTTTAACGCTTGTTACCTACATGATGGCTGCATCACTGATATTAACGGGCGGCTTACAGTTATTGTTGACTCGATTTGTTGCCGATTTATTTTTTCAAAAAAATGATGAGCAAGTACTACCTAATTTACTTGGTGCACAGCTTGTAACTACGATTGCAGCTTTACTTATTGGTTTAGCTGTATGGCCTATACTCCCCCTCCCTGTAGTAACCAAAATCATAATACTTGGCGCATTTATAAGCTTATGTAATCAGTGGCTTGGCGCAATATTTTTATCAGGCATGAAAGAATATCGGCTTATTTTGGTTACCATGCTTAGTGGCTACAGCTTTATGGTATTGCTTGCATTTTTATTGCGGGATTGGCAAATAGATGGGCTGTTTTTTGCTTTTTTTGCCGGAGAAGCTCTACTCTTTTTTAGCTTCTTATTTATGATTATTCGCCGCTACCCAGGCGGTAAATTAATTAGCTTTGACTTTTTAAACAATAAAAAAGTGTATTACAGTTTGTTTTTTTGTGGGCTTTTTTACAACATAGGTGTGTGGGCCGATAAAATTATTTTTTGGTATTCCCCTGCCACCTCTATTCAAATAATAGGAACACTCAGAGCCAGCCCTATTTATGACTTACCCATATTTTTAGCCTACTTAACTATTATTCCGGGTATGGCGGTATTTTTAGTGAGAATGGAAACCGACTTTGTAGAGCAATACAACCGCTTTTATAGTGCAATAAGAGAAGGCTCATCCCTTGAGGAGATTTTTTACTTAAAAGATAAAATGGTACAAACAGCGCAAGGCGGCCTCTACGATATATTTAAAATTCAAGGGATAACTGTTGCGTGCTTATTACTATGGGGCGAGCAAATACTCACTTTTATTGGCATAGATCCTAACTATAAAACACTGCTATTTATTGATGTGGTAGGCGTAGGTGTTCAGGTAATATTTTTATCTATTTTAAATATTTTATTTTACTTAGATAAGCGCTCTACAGTGTTATTTTTGTCTGGGTTATTTTTGTTTATCAATATTGTGTTAACTATTGCCTCAATAGCGCTGGGGCCACAATTTTATGGTTACGGTTTTGCGCTTTCAACCATAGTTACTTCGGTGGTTGGCCTATTTTGGCTCTCAAAGCAATTTGAAGAACTTGAGTACGAAACTTTTATGCTGCAATAA
- a CDS encoding D-Ala-D-Ala carboxypeptidase family metallohydrolase, whose protein sequence is MQFIYSTLVCIFSFVLSINAHAAQPTKKAHPTVDISNKANFEDAEFSLKINDLVMSYSVFSVFVMPQENVEFEVLYAQSEQSYILNNNDGKATLTNTNRWQWQAPKKLGLTRVFIESPDKKQRMTINVFVKVPADEVEGGKLKYYHIGHYPKPSQIKDAEHYIVPDGFVKVTPENESVKISPHFSLKEFVSKQRSKHPKYLFLQSKLLLKLEKIRKELILEGIPVKNMVVMSGYRTPYYNKSIGNVKLSRHVFGDAADIFIDNDGNYRMDDINNDGKHSIGDAKVMANIVESLAKRESFKGLLGGLGIYGPKSHRGAFIHVDTRGFKARWVSK, encoded by the coding sequence ATGCAGTTTATTTATTCTACTTTAGTGTGCATATTTAGCTTTGTATTAAGTATTAATGCACACGCAGCTCAGCCTACTAAAAAAGCACACCCAACGGTCGATATTTCAAATAAAGCAAACTTTGAAGATGCTGAGTTTAGCCTTAAAATTAACGATTTAGTTATGTCATATTCTGTATTTTCTGTTTTTGTGATGCCCCAAGAAAATGTTGAGTTTGAGGTGCTTTACGCGCAATCAGAGCAGTCCTACATACTCAACAACAATGATGGTAAAGCAACACTTACCAATACCAACCGTTGGCAATGGCAAGCACCAAAAAAGCTAGGATTAACCCGCGTTTTTATTGAATCACCTGATAAAAAGCAGCGCATGACAATTAATGTTTTTGTTAAAGTTCCGGCAGATGAAGTAGAAGGCGGTAAACTCAAATATTATCACATAGGGCATTACCCTAAGCCTTCACAAATTAAAGATGCAGAGCATTACATTGTGCCCGATGGCTTTGTTAAAGTAACTCCAGAGAACGAAAGTGTTAAAATATCGCCTCACTTTTCTTTAAAAGAATTTGTTAGCAAACAACGCAGCAAACACCCTAAATATTTATTTTTACAAAGCAAATTGCTTCTTAAGCTTGAAAAAATTCGTAAAGAGCTGATTTTAGAAGGCATACCGGTTAAAAATATGGTGGTAATGAGTGGCTACCGCACGCCTTATTATAATAAGTCTATTGGTAACGTTAAGCTTAGCCGCCATGTGTTTGGTGATGCAGCTGATATTTTTATTGATAACGATGGTAACTACCGCATGGATGATATTAATAACGACGGCAAGCACTCTATAGGCGATGCAAAAGTTATGGCTAACATAGTAGAGTCGTTAGCAAAGCGTGAATCATTCAAGGGGTTACTCGGTGGTTTAGGTATTTACGGGCCAAAATCGCACCGCGGTGCATTTATACATGTTGATACACGAGGTTTTAAAGCGCGCTGGGTAAGTAAGTAA